One window of Nostoc sp. C052 genomic DNA carries:
- a CDS encoding DNA adenine methylase: MIKSPLRYPGGKSKAINQISEYLPESFSEFREPFVGGGSVFIYLKQKFPDIKIWINDLNRELFLFWKFAQSDLAQLVEEIRHIKVKYTDGKLLFTELTSVDVNNLSDIERAVRFFVLNRITFSGTVESGGFSQEAFHKRFTDSSIERLEKLENILSKNVQITNLDYSHLLKSEGENLFLFLDPPYFSAIKSKLYGKDGNLHTSFEHQRFAELLQQCHHRWLITYDNSTQIRENFQWANISEWELQYGMNNYKQSGAAKGKELFITNYEVKLYLENKAPNQNLANPALQLSLEI, from the coding sequence ATGATCAAAAGTCCTCTCCGATATCCTGGCGGTAAGTCGAAAGCTATAAATCAAATATCTGAATATTTACCAGAAAGCTTTTCGGAATTTCGAGAACCTTTTGTAGGTGGTGGTTCTGTATTCATTTATTTAAAACAAAAGTTTCCTGACATCAAAATTTGGATTAACGATTTAAACCGCGAACTTTTTTTATTCTGGAAATTTGCCCAATCTGATTTAGCTCAGTTGGTTGAAGAAATTCGGCATATTAAAGTCAAATATACAGATGGCAAATTACTCTTTACAGAATTGACAAGTGTAGATGTCAATAATTTATCTGATATAGAAAGAGCAGTTCGTTTTTTCGTCCTTAACAGAATTACTTTTTCTGGAACTGTAGAATCAGGTGGTTTTTCCCAAGAAGCTTTTCATAAAAGATTTACCGATTCTTCAATAGAACGACTTGAAAAGCTAGAAAATATCTTATCAAAAAACGTCCAAATTACAAATTTAGATTATAGCCATCTATTAAAATCAGAAGGAGAAAATTTATTTTTATTTTTAGATCCACCGTATTTTAGTGCTATAAAATCAAAACTATATGGTAAAGATGGTAACTTGCACACTTCGTTTGAACATCAGAGATTTGCTGAACTTTTGCAACAATGTCATCATCGCTGGCTAATTACCTACGACAACTCAACACAAATCCGAGAAAATTTTCAATGGGCTAATATTTCCGAGTGGGAATTACAATATGGAATGAATAATTATAAGCAGAGTGGTGCGGCTAAAGGAAAAGAGTTATTCATTACTAATTACGAAGTTAAACTTTATTTGGAAAATAAAGCACCAAATCAAAACCTCGCTAATCCAGCTTTGCAATTAAGCCTTGAGATTTAA
- the trpD gene encoding anthranilate phosphoribosyltransferase has translation MTTSPIPAQESSDSWYILLQQLIDGQSLSRTQSADLMQGWLSEAVPPELSGAILTALNFRGISADELTGMAEVLQSQCLPLSTQPTTPNSTVIDTCGTGGDGSSTFNISTAVAFVAAASGVPVAKHGNRSASSLTGSADVLEALGVNLSASSEKVQAALQEVGITFLFAAGWHPALKAVAQLRRTLKVRTIFNLLGPLVNPLRPTGQVVGLFTPKLLATVAEALQNLGKEKAIVLHGREKLDEAGLGDETDLAVLSDGEVQLTTINPLDLDLTPATIGMLRGGDVQENAEILKAVLQGKGTQAQQDAVALNASLALQVAGTIALLDHAEGIKIAKDILQSGAAWTKLEQLVEFLGN, from the coding sequence ATGACAACTTCCCCAATCCCTGCTCAAGAATCCTCTGATAGCTGGTATATTCTGCTTCAACAATTAATAGATGGACAATCATTATCTCGTACTCAATCTGCTGACTTGATGCAAGGTTGGCTCAGTGAAGCGGTTCCCCCAGAGTTATCGGGAGCAATTTTAACAGCGCTGAACTTTAGAGGCATTTCTGCCGACGAGTTGACTGGCATGGCTGAAGTATTACAATCTCAATGTTTGCCACTCAGCACTCAGCCCACTACCCCTAACAGCACTGTAATAGATACCTGTGGAACTGGTGGAGATGGGTCATCAACCTTTAATATTTCTACAGCCGTTGCATTTGTCGCCGCTGCATCTGGCGTACCTGTGGCTAAACACGGCAATCGTTCAGCTTCAAGTCTCACAGGAAGTGCAGATGTATTAGAAGCCTTGGGTGTAAACTTGAGTGCTTCTAGTGAAAAAGTGCAAGCAGCACTACAAGAAGTGGGGATCACTTTCTTGTTTGCCGCTGGTTGGCATCCAGCACTCAAGGCGGTTGCCCAATTGCGGCGGACTTTGAAAGTGCGAACAATTTTTAATTTGCTCGGGCCGTTAGTAAATCCCTTGCGTCCAACTGGACAGGTAGTAGGCTTATTCACTCCCAAACTTTTGGCAACTGTTGCCGAAGCTTTACAAAATTTGGGTAAGGAAAAGGCGATTGTGCTGCACGGGCGAGAAAAACTTGATGAGGCTGGGTTAGGAGATGAAACTGACTTGGCGGTGTTATCAGATGGAGAAGTGCAGTTAACTACCATTAATCCCCTAGATTTGGATTTAACGCCTGCTACCATAGGTATGCTTCGGGGTGGGGATGTCCAAGAGAATGCGGAGATTCTCAAGGCGGTACTCCAAGGTAAGGGAACTCAGGCGCAACAGGACGCAGTTGCCTTAAATGCTTCGTTGGCGCTACAAGTTGCAGGTACGATCGCACTCCTCGATCACGCCGAAGGCATTAAAATCGCTAAGGATATCCTACAGAGTGGAGCGGCTTGGACGAAATTGGAGCAGTTAGTTGAGTTTCTGGGGAATTGA